From Candidatus Latescibacter sp., a single genomic window includes:
- a CDS encoding VCBS repeat-containing protein: MKLLRLIFPSILFAALALPVFQSPACAYTTNNEFIKNAFPAKVSATVFTLPLSAQETMVVYPAAAEPRVNDMQALLKSKCGSDIPFRKADDLQESDLTRNLIVIGNISNNKWALALYKKRYAFADAFFPGKGGVVITPAQSIWNKGRNVLVIGVSSDADIEAGFREFVGLLAENAQSAPPLRHLKTTLSFPRAPESVAFNLENALKNARSAMMPYATIANWGLSYHLTGDKKWAEHFMTGMRACYDRSEKNGWWVTEPWTNLYFCLWKMVYAWELIDDDPLFTLEDRKLVDEVLWGYARFCNWLPNLDENMSPPDEPRQNHTTFLALSLFFSHRYFTQKYGITGLDSMADKYYLAFEHGEAASYRPNDDAGGYLNYSPLHLLIYQMAQNDLSFLESGKLKGLADIILTALDNRNDPVGFGDVGGYSHRAQGSSRGIENTFFSMAAWYYKDKHYQWLYNWNNSSSGQAGRPGDLGFSLESMYSGAYTVNMPEEEPKEFYGVHPVFLDKGALRWSALRSFDNSYIPRENGRYIDKLAFRPSLNPQDEYLLLDGTSTFSHGHIDGNTVPRLTWKNHLWIHESDYIKNTPRYHNGVVVTRDGVQEEPAPLTVLDYAADFRNTGFSQSTIEDFNGAAWARTIAWKKGKYFLFLDTVKARTSGDYRLECRWRCPGDVTLAGNEYRVRQGDLSLFIRSADDASRSITHESDYSVNAGNYPPGGGRHGICYAHKDLPLQTSGKYTFANLLSVEGSAAADKKELYRAGEGAYVIREGASVEIIGIDPAFLAGKIATDAQLYTLDSTGLTLVNVTGLKYGDISFESPAPVHLTLDFQKLTGRLIVPEQAGGVFKLRSLSVSAARTGESGEGTITLSPGAYTVTMTGVIPDLRTLVRQLASSGLRVNPAPQPQPLADFGFQGMKKIAAADSIISFCQDGQDVLYSDGKGNISRVRGGEITLLCQIPNARPVPVLNAADINGDGRNEILAGDDNESLFCFDAEGKALWNRKLTGFNGRGNVTYISVADIDNSGKQTILVATTGWKMCALNPADGSTRFESFVFYHPDTMVKFLRNDSGESYIAVGTRYETPLNVISPRDGKNLWYTWEEMGSEFISRTDYCGIYLTDMIFLDVDRDGKKEIIFGTKSNKMFALTANKGVTRWAANVGDEVTAIRDIVDFASGEPMILVATEAGDLFKYDRTGKRLLSMSVGSAISDMKIIPVKEHGRNDIVLTTRDGRLFVADDSLLIRASGNLGGAPLLGITLGGKSEKEEILYAVGEKGISMVSYHPFFLKKSRQY, encoded by the coding sequence CGACTGTCTTCACCCTGCCGCTCTCCGCTCAGGAAACGATGGTTGTGTATCCCGCCGCCGCTGAACCACGGGTGAACGACATGCAGGCGCTCCTCAAAAGCAAATGCGGGAGCGATATCCCTTTCCGGAAAGCTGATGACCTTCAAGAGAGCGACCTCACCCGCAACCTGATAGTCATCGGGAACATTTCCAACAACAAGTGGGCGCTTGCCCTGTACAAAAAACGGTATGCGTTCGCCGACGCCTTTTTCCCCGGAAAAGGCGGAGTGGTGATTACCCCGGCGCAATCAATCTGGAATAAAGGGCGCAATGTGCTGGTTATCGGGGTGAGCAGCGACGCCGACATTGAGGCCGGATTCCGGGAGTTCGTCGGGCTTTTGGCCGAGAATGCTCAGTCCGCGCCGCCGCTCCGTCATCTCAAGACCACGCTCTCTTTCCCGCGGGCGCCGGAAAGTGTTGCCTTCAACCTTGAAAATGCGCTTAAAAATGCCAGATCCGCCATGATGCCTTACGCCACCATCGCCAACTGGGGACTCTCTTATCATCTGACCGGCGACAAAAAGTGGGCGGAACATTTCATGACCGGCATGCGCGCCTGCTATGACCGGTCGGAAAAAAACGGCTGGTGGGTCACCGAGCCCTGGACAAACCTCTATTTCTGTCTCTGGAAAATGGTATATGCCTGGGAGCTTATCGATGACGATCCGCTGTTCACCCTTGAGGACCGCAAGCTCGTTGATGAGGTGTTGTGGGGATATGCCCGCTTCTGCAACTGGCTTCCCAATCTCGATGAAAATATGTCGCCGCCCGATGAGCCTCGTCAGAACCATACCACTTTCCTCGCGCTGAGCCTTTTCTTTTCCCACCGGTATTTCACCCAGAAATACGGCATTACCGGGCTCGATTCCATGGCGGATAAATATTACCTGGCGTTCGAACACGGCGAAGCTGCCTCCTACCGTCCCAATGACGACGCCGGGGGGTATCTGAATTATTCCCCGCTTCACCTCCTTATCTACCAGATGGCCCAGAACGATCTGTCCTTCCTGGAAAGTGGAAAACTCAAAGGCCTGGCCGATATCATTCTGACCGCCCTGGACAACCGGAACGACCCGGTCGGTTTCGGCGATGTCGGCGGGTACTCTCACCGTGCGCAGGGGAGCAGCCGCGGCATAGAAAACACATTCTTCAGCATGGCGGCCTGGTACTACAAAGACAAGCATTACCAGTGGCTCTACAACTGGAACAACTCGTCGAGCGGGCAGGCCGGAAGACCGGGCGACCTCGGATTCTCACTGGAGAGCATGTACTCCGGCGCCTATACGGTGAACATGCCGGAGGAGGAGCCGAAGGAATTCTATGGGGTCCACCCCGTGTTCCTGGACAAAGGCGCCCTGCGCTGGAGCGCTCTGCGGTCTTTTGACAACAGCTACATCCCCCGCGAAAACGGAAGGTATATCGATAAGCTGGCTTTCCGTCCCAGTTTGAATCCCCAGGATGAGTACCTTCTCCTGGACGGGACATCCACCTTTTCCCACGGGCATATCGATGGCAACACGGTTCCCCGCCTAACATGGAAGAACCATCTGTGGATTCATGAATCGGATTACATAAAAAACACCCCCCGGTATCACAATGGGGTTGTGGTTACCCGCGACGGCGTCCAGGAAGAGCCTGCCCCTCTCACCGTGCTGGATTATGCCGCCGATTTCCGTAATACCGGATTTTCCCAGAGCACCATTGAGGATTTCAACGGCGCAGCCTGGGCGCGTACCATTGCCTGGAAGAAAGGGAAATACTTCCTCTTCCTCGACACGGTTAAAGCCAGGACTTCTGGTGATTATCGGCTGGAATGCCGCTGGAGATGCCCCGGAGATGTCACCCTGGCAGGGAATGAGTACCGCGTCCGTCAGGGCGACCTGTCACTGTTCATCCGGAGCGCGGATGACGCATCCCGGAGCATCACACATGAATCCGACTACTCGGTGAACGCCGGAAATTATCCTCCGGGCGGCGGTCGTCACGGGATCTGTTATGCCCACAAGGACCTCCCCCTGCAAACGAGTGGGAAATATACCTTTGCCAATCTTCTCTCGGTCGAGGGCAGCGCTGCCGCTGACAAAAAAGAACTCTACCGGGCAGGAGAGGGAGCGTATGTAATCCGTGAAGGCGCCTCTGTCGAGATAATCGGAATCGATCCTGCTTTCCTCGCCGGGAAAATCGCCACCGATGCTCAGCTTTACACCCTTGATTCGACCGGCCTTACCCTGGTGAATGTGACAGGTTTGAAATACGGCGACATCTCGTTTGAATCTCCGGCGCCTGTGCACCTGACCCTTGACTTCCAGAAATTAACCGGCAGACTGATCGTTCCCGAGCAGGCCGGCGGGGTATTCAAACTCCGCAGCCTGAGCGTCTCCGCCGCCCGAACCGGAGAAAGCGGTGAAGGTACAATAACCCTTTCGCCGGGCGCTTATACGGTGACCATGACCGGAGTTATTCCGGATCTGCGGACGCTGGTACGGCAGCTTGCATCTTCCGGGCTTCGTGTGAATCCCGCGCCCCAGCCGCAACCTTTGGCCGATTTCGGGTTCCAGGGGATGAAGAAAATAGCGGCCGCCGACTCAATTATCTCGTTCTGCCAGGATGGACAGGATGTGCTGTACAGCGATGGAAAAGGGAATATCTCCCGGGTCCGGGGCGGTGAAATCACGCTCCTCTGCCAGATTCCAAATGCACGGCCTGTACCCGTACTGAACGCAGCAGACATCAACGGTGATGGGAGAAATGAGATTCTTGCCGGGGACGACAACGAATCACTGTTCTGTTTCGATGCTGAGGGGAAAGCCCTCTGGAACAGGAAGCTGACCGGGTTCAACGGCAGAGGTAATGTCACCTACATTTCAGTCGCCGATATTGATAACAGCGGTAAACAAACCATTCTCGTCGCCACTACCGGCTGGAAAATGTGCGCCTTGAATCCTGCGGACGGCTCCACCCGGTTCGAAAGCTTTGTGTTCTATCATCCCGACACGATGGTCAAATTCCTCAGGAATGATTCCGGAGAATCCTATATCGCAGTGGGAACCCGGTACGAAACCCCGCTGAATGTCATCTCGCCCAGGGATGGCAAAAACCTCTGGTACACCTGGGAGGAGATGGGAAGTGAATTCATTTCCAGAACCGATTACTGCGGCATATATCTCACCGATATGATTTTTCTCGATGTGGACAGGGACGGTAAGAAAGAGATAATCTTCGGGACGAAATCCAACAAGATGTTTGCCCTTACGGCGAATAAGGGAGTTACCCGCTGGGCGGCCAATGTGGGCGATGAGGTCACCGCAATCCGTGATATCGTTGACTTCGCTTCCGGCGAGCCGATGATCCTCGTTGCCACCGAGGCCGGAGATCTGTTCAAGTACGACCGTACCGGGAAACGGCTGCTCTCCATGAGTGTCGGGAGCGCAATCTCCGACATGAAAATCATTCCCGTCAAAGAACACGGGAGGAATGACATCGTGCTTACAACCCGTGACGGGCGGCTTTTTGTCGCCGATGATTCGCTCCTTATCCGCGCTTCCGGAAACCTGGGCGGCGCTCCCCTTCTTGGTATCACCCTGGGAGGGAAATCAGAAAAAGAAGAGATTCTTTATGCGGTAGGCGAAAAAGGGATTTCCATGGTGTCGTACCACCCCTTCTTCCTGAAAAAATCGAGACAATACTGA